In Alkalihalobacillus sp. AL-G, the genomic stretch TTAAAGTTGATGATGTAATAAAAATCAACTTTAGGAGGTTGTTCAAAATGGCCGAAAATCAATGATAAGTATTGAGTTAAAACGCCGGAAAAAAACCTAGTGTCATGGTAATGGCTTTATCGCCGGTTACACTAGTACTACCAGAAGTTGGTCTTCCACTTCCGACGATTTGCCAAGTTATGAACACTTCCGGAGCGGTACACAAGGTTCCCACAATAAATATACCGCCAACAATTTCTGAAACACCTAGAGCAGTCAGTATGTTCTCTGCAGAACGGACAGTAAAGTAAGCTCCTAAAACAATGGATACCACTCCAGTTAAGGATAGAAATAATTCTTTTTTGTCCATTCGACTTTCTTGCTTTCTTGTTTTCCTCTCAATATAGCCTGGGTTAAAAAATACAAATGCTCCAAGCATTATCCAGCCCTCAACCGGTTGCAGTTCTCTCCAAGCTTTTGGAATCGTCAAGATAGCCACTAATGCAATGAATCCTAAATATATTAAACATAATGAATGGCTTCGAAAAGATTTATGGGAAAATAAAAAAGCCCTAGAGTTTGGGGGAGTGTCGGGAAGTAAAGGGGGAAGGAGCCGCTTTTTCATAAAATTCCACTTTCAAACCTTTAGCCACATTACCAATCATTTCCTTCCTTTAAAACATTAAATATCAAAATGCAAAACGTTATGGAGATATCCATAAACGGAAATCAATAATAGATGGATAAGATAAACAGTGATTGATATTAGATTTTTTTTGAAAACATAAGTATTGAATAACCCATCCAGATATTAAGTTAAAAATTTATAAATCCATAATTTCTACAAATTTTATTCCTATAAAAATCTCGAGCTGCCACTTGATTTTAGGAAGTGTAAATCATTCTTTATGCTGCTATTTGCTTCAAAAAAACGTTTTAGGAAAGGGAGGAGAATAGCCGCGGGGCCTATTAATAGATTATCAAGTGATCACTTACCTATATCAAGGTTCAATAAAAAGGCGCTTTTCTATAGTAAAGGATTGCGCTCTTTTTGAGCTTAATTCTAAATAAAGATGGCCTGTTATCACAGATTTATTTATCAGAAAACATTACAAAGCTTCTTTTTATCAAAGATGAGGCAAACACCTTATAAGATCCTTATTCATATGAATGTGAATATATATTTTGAAAATAAGGTGGGAAATAAACTTATGTCAAAAAAAGCATTTGATTATATCGTGGTCGGAGCAGGCACTGCCGGAGGGGTGATCGCTAAAGAATTGTCAGATGACAAACATACGTCAGTTCTTCTCCTGGAACCGGGTACCAATATGACGGAAGCGCTTCGTAGTGGTTCTGGGAGCAGGGCATTATCTTTAGCTGCTGATAACAAATTTTCATTTAACATTCTTACAAAGGGTGAACTGAATATCGGACAGCAGTTACGGTTATCCAGTGGTAGAGCAATCGGGGGAAGTTCTGAACATAATGCTATGTATGCTGTACGCGGAAGCGAGGACCTCTATGATGAATGGGCAAGGCTTGTCGGTTCACAATGGAGCTACGACAGTATACGTTCATTATTTAAAAAGAATGAAACCTATACTGGAAGTACACAAGAACCGGATGAACGAGGAACAGAAGGCCCGATCTATGTCCGCCAGCAAGATATTCCAAATGGTCGGCTCATACCAACTTTGGTTAAAGCTACATCCGATATTTTGGATATTCCGATTGTCGAAGATTACAATACAGGGATAAGGGATTGTACATTTTTAAAGTCCCAATTTCTTCAAAAGGAAGTCGATGATCAATATGTTCGTTCCTCTACTGCGACAGGTTATCTCAATAAAGACATTGTTACTCAGGGAGACGAGTTCGAACCCGATGAGTTTGGGGTTGACGGTAGAAGGTTGGTTATTCTGACAAAAACGACAGTGAACAGAGTGCTATTGGAAAAGGATGGAAGAGATTACATCGCTGTCGGAGTCGAAGTAGTCAAGGATGGAAAATCTAAGAGAGCGTATGCAAAAAAAGGAATCATCATTTGTGCTGGTAACTTCTCATCTGTTATTCTACAGCGTTCAGGAATCGGAAAATCAACAGATTTGGCAAATATCGGCATATCTACTTTAATAGAGAGTGTGAATGTCGGCCATAATTTCCAATCACATTTTACCGGAGGAATCGGAGTCGAAGTAGAAACATCACGACTTAAACAGGTCATTGATGCGGATCCAGATATGCCATTTCCATTAGGTGCTTTTAAAGGAGATGGCCGATCAGGAGGGCGTCGCCTTCAATTCTATGGATCCACTGGACCAAGGTTTGTCCCTGTTCAGGATGTCCATATAAACAACTGGGAGTTTGATCCAAACAAACCAACTAATGTCATGAGTGTTGGCATATTCGATCTGAATCCTAAAAGCAGAGGTACAATTCTCGCTGCGCATAGTGATCCAGAGGCTTATCCTTCCATCAACCTTAATCCGCTTACAGATCCTGACGATTTGGATTTTATGGTGGATCAATATATTGAAACGTTCAATATTATGAAACGAGCTCGCAAACTGGATAAAGGAGGCATTTATAAGGTCGTCTATCCACCTGAAAATGTTTTCAATATAGCAGATGAGGATACAAAGTATAAAAAACTTGCCGATTATATTAAGGCTTCTTATCATAATATTGCACATTTCTCAGGTCAATGTAAGATGGGAAGGAATATTGGAGAAGGAGTTGTGGATGGGTACCTAAATGTTTTCGGTACAAAAAAACTAAAAGTTGCTGATCTTTCCATATGCCCGATTATACCAGATGGGAACACCTCAATGCCTGCCCAGTTCATCGGGCTAAATGCAGTTAGATTTCTCCGTGAGGAATCTTCCGATTAAGACTGCCGAAAATTTTAATCGCTATAAAACAAAACATTCGCGAATTTGGATAGTACAAATTTTCTGTAAACGGGCGCAATACTGTTATAAGGATTGCGCTTTTTTGTACGTTATCGTCCTGTGTTGTATGCTAATTAAAATTTTGTTTATCGCAGGTAAGAAACAAGTTGCCTTTAGTCCAGAGAGAATGTTGAACGATATCCCTCATTTTCAAAATAGGGAAGCTGCTTAATTAAAGTAAAGTCACATCTGTAGAGTTGATTTTCTAAGTTAGATTTGTTTTATTTAACAACATCAAAAAACGAAGCACGGAGCAGTCGGCTATTTTTATACAAACGGCATTTACCCTGCAAGAAAGCATCGCCGCCCCCACTTCATGGATAGGTTGAACGAAGAAATGTATGTCAAATGATGCTGGGAGATGTGGGAGGGTTTGCCGCCATATGTGATCATAGGATTCATTACATTTCGTGGGAGATCTACGTCCAGGTTTAAGAGGCACAAAGTCACTATTATTCAGATGTGATAGAAAAAAGAGAGCAGAGCTGGCAAAGAAACAGGCAGCAGAAGAAATGGAATCTGAAAAATCTACTATCAAACTCGCAGATCCAAAGCCTAAAAAAGTGAAAAAACGTTATCGCCAACAGGTGCGTGATGGAACATTACATGGTCGTTGAATTTAGGAGTTATCCTGTTGGTACTCGCAGCAAGTACGTGGGAAACGCTCGATAACTGGATGAAAACCGGGCTGCTCGCACTCGTATCGATCCTATTTTTCGGGTTGGCTTATTTCACTAAGAAAGTGCTGAAAATCGAGAAAACCGCCTTTGCCTTTCATGTACTCGGCAGTTTGTTTTTACCGATTGTGATCTTATCTGCCAGTTATTTTGAATTGTTTGGCTCTTATTTTTCGGTTAGAGGAGAAGGGCGTTATGTGTTTGGAGCAATGGGTAGTTTAACAGATTCACTTGTATATCTATTGCTTTCAGTGAGGCTCTCATCCCGATTGTTCATGTGGTTCTCCTATGTTAATGGGAAACAACATTGTGAATGCAACATCATATACATATGATCCAAACGGTAATCAAAAAACGGTCAGTGATCAATCCACCGCCACCATTTCTGACGACGTGATCACTAGTTTTTATGTTGATTATGATGTGTATTACGAGCATACTTTTTATGTGGAAGCTTGGTATAATGATCAATGGTATGTTGTATTTCGGGATTCTTTTGATCAAGATTCGAAGTGGGTGAATTTGCCTGCTGAACAACCGGCTACGAAACTACGTACCAGGTACACGACTACAACGTATGCTGATACTAGTGCCTATGGAGAGGTAACCAGAGTTAAAACTAAAGACAAAGATATGAACAAGCAACGAGCGGCCTTCTGAGGTTGGGATACCAAGGAGAAAACCAGGATACCTACAGTGACCCTTGGCAGCCTAATGAGGTTGTTACCATTACCGAAGGTCCTGTAGTCAAAGAGTTCTTCTATAATGAACGGAATCAAAAGTCAAAAATTATTGAGTACATTGGCGGCGGAGAGCGTTCGAAAAGTTTTGTCTATGATACGATGGGTAATGTCTTAACAGCGACGGATGGAAAAGGTCAAACCACATCTTATCAATACGATCCGTTTTCACGGTTGACGAAGGTAACCGATCCGAAAGGAAATGTTACTGAGTATCAATATGATAATGTTGGAAACCGGACCAAAGTGATCCAATGCCAAAGGTAACATCACGGCTTTTACGTATGATGCTATTAACCAGAGAGTGACCGAGACAGATCCACTTCAGAATACTATTGAATACGAGTATGATGGGAATGGGAATCTTGATACAAAAATAGATTCTAAAGGCCAAATCATAGATTATCAGTATGACCGTTTAGACCGATTAACGAAAAAAGTGT encodes the following:
- a CDS encoding GMC family oxidoreductase; this translates as MSKKAFDYIVVGAGTAGGVIAKELSDDKHTSVLLLEPGTNMTEALRSGSGSRALSLAADNKFSFNILTKGELNIGQQLRLSSGRAIGGSSEHNAMYAVRGSEDLYDEWARLVGSQWSYDSIRSLFKKNETYTGSTQEPDERGTEGPIYVRQQDIPNGRLIPTLVKATSDILDIPIVEDYNTGIRDCTFLKSQFLQKEVDDQYVRSSTATGYLNKDIVTQGDEFEPDEFGVDGRRLVILTKTTVNRVLLEKDGRDYIAVGVEVVKDGKSKRAYAKKGIIICAGNFSSVILQRSGIGKSTDLANIGISTLIESVNVGHNFQSHFTGGIGVEVETSRLKQVIDADPDMPFPLGAFKGDGRSGGRRLQFYGSTGPRFVPVQDVHINNWEFDPNKPTNVMSVGIFDLNPKSRGTILAAHSDPEAYPSINLNPLTDPDDLDFMVDQYIETFNIMKRARKLDKGGIYKVVYPPENVFNIADEDTKYKKLADYIKASYHNIAHFSGQCKMGRNIGEGVVDGYLNVFGTKKLKVADLSICPIIPDGNTSMPAQFIGLNAVRFLREESSD
- a CDS encoding RHS repeat domain-containing protein; translated protein: MGYQGENQDTYSDPWQPNEVVTITEGPVVKEFFYNERNQKSKIIEYIGGGERSKSFVYDTMGNVLTATDGKGQTTSYQYDPFSRLTKVTDPKGNVTEYQYDNVGNRTKVIQCQR